Proteins co-encoded in one Hyla sarda isolate aHylSar1 chromosome 4, aHylSar1.hap1, whole genome shotgun sequence genomic window:
- the SPDL1 gene encoding protein Spindly isoform X3, which produces MDQSDITLKLRRQLKEVEEERDRAAQYGLQLLESQSDLQNQLEEQRNEMTSTIENLEQEKYSLQREVELKNRMLESLSSECENIKQQQKACLEQLQEQLERNHSREMSEVKDKMEKLKAELDEARLSEKQLKHKLDHQTELLTNKSEELRMMSERAHETMSSEMVTLQLEINELESAKAQLEEEMNELQYRQQQLVLTNGNQSRQLERLLSEKEEREKEAVSYFNALEKARETNQDLQIQLDSALQKAQDPNSRGNSLFAEVEDRRAEMERQLISMKVQYQSLQKQHAFSRQQMHRMKVQIATLLQLKGSKCDPEQLERLQSMVAQKNSEVEKLLVKVRQLEKCQQNLENGPSKINTDPLVQGDEVYYVDLLKMKLENSSKEIEKIKDELSLQRMKALAESQRVLELERKLFTNDRHLKLSQGENMKLRVSLDELKMKYEPDEIGKLRTQRRRREQLPLDCPAEDVANGVDLPVSAYDPVPNISPEEKENVTLLSEDKACSHEKEPVSSAEQDVPSEPMIEDKPSVTQPVKERKRVRIAEDINDTQTLSKKDCTIASTSPRSSAGDSSHEPTKADEEKDLRKCERKSRHRAQPILHVSSKPTSVTQCPQQ; this is translated from the exons ATGGACCAATCGGATATCACTCTAAAGCTCCGGCGTCAATTAAAGGAGGTAGAAGAGGAGAGAGACAGGGCCGCTCAGTATGGGCTTCAACTACTGGAAAGTCAAAGTGACCTACAGAATCAGCTGGAGGAGCAGCGGAATGAAATGACCAGCACTATTGAG AACTTGGAACAAGAAAAGTATTCGCTCCAACGGGAAGTTGAACTAAAAAACCGGATGCTAGAGAGTTTATCATCTGAATGTGAAAACAtaaagcaacagcagaaggcttgTCTTGAGCAGTTACAGGAACAACTAGAGCGCAACCACAGTCGTGAAATGAGTGAAGTAAAAGACAAG ATGGAGAAGCTGAAAGCTGAACTAGATGAAGCAAGATTAAGTGAGAAGCAACTAAAACACAAACTGGACCATCAGACCGAGCTGCTAACTAACAAATCGGAGGAATTGCGGATGATGTCTGAGCGTGCTCATGAAACTATGTCTTCGGAAATGGTCACCCTCCAgcttgaaataaatgaacttgaaAGTGCAAAA GCACAATTAGAAGAAGAGATGAATGAATTGCAGTATCGCCAACAGCAACTTGTGCTGACTAATGGAAACCAAAGTCGACAGCTAGAACGACTTCTGTCGGAAAAGGAAGAGCGAGAGAAAGAGGCTGTTAGTTATTTCAATGCTTTGgag AAAGCACGAGAAACAAACCAGGATCTTCAGATTCAACTTGACAGTGCTTTACAGAAGGCCCAAGACCCCAACAGTAGAGGCAACTCCTTGTTTGCAGAG GTGGAAGACCGGAGAGCGGAAATGGAGCGCCAGCTGATCAGTATGAAGGTGCAGTACCAGTCCCTACAGAAGCAACATGCTTTTTCCAGACAACAGATGCACCGAATGAAG gtgcAAATAGCAACTCTGTTGCAATTGAAAGGTTCGAAGTGTGACCCTGAACAGCTGGAAAGGTTACAGTCCATGGTTGCTCAGAAGAACAGTGAAGTTGAGAAACTGCTGGTAAAAGTGCGCCAACTAGAGAAATGTCAG CAAAATCTAGAAAACGGCCCATCAAAGATAAATACTGATCCTTTGGTGCAAGGTGATGAAGTTTATTATGTGGATTTACTTAAAATGAAACTGGAGAATTCAAG TAAGGAGATAGAGAAGATAAAAGATGAATTATCTCTGCAAAGAATGAAGGCTTTAGCAGAAAGCCAGCGGGTCTTGGAGCTGGAAAGGAAGCTTTTTACCAACGATAGGCATCTTAAACTCTCCCAGGGCGAAAACATGAAACTTCGTGTCAGCCTGGATGAACTCAAAATGAAATATGAGCCTGATG AAATTGGTAAATTGCGAACTCAGAGGCGAAGGCGAGAACAACTTCCACTCGACTGTCCAGCTGAAGATGTAGCTAATGGTGTAGACCTGCCTGTCAGTGCTTATGATCCTGTTCCCAACATTTCTCCCgaagaaaaagaaaatgtgaCGTTATTGTCAGAAGATAAAGCCTGCTCTCATGAAAAGGAACCAGTATCTTCTGCTGAACAAGATGTACCAAGTGAACCTATGATTGAAGATAAACCCAGCGTTACCCAACCTGTGAAAGAGCGGAAAAGAGTAAGAATAGCAGAAGATATAAATGACACCCAAACTTTAAGTAAAAAGGACTGCACCATCGCTTCTACATCCCCCAG GTCGTCGGCTGGAGACTCAAGTCATGAACCAACAAAAGCTGATGAGGAGAAAGACTTACGAAAGTGTGAGAGGAAATCAAGACATAGAGCTCAGCCTATTCTGCATGTGTCTTCAAAGCCCACCTCAGTAACTCAGTGCCCACAGCAGTAA
- the SPDL1 gene encoding protein Spindly isoform X1, translating into MDQSDITLKLRRQLKEVEEERDRAAQYGLQLLESQSDLQNQLEEQRNEMTSTIENLEQEKYSLQREVELKNRMLESLSSECENIKQQQKACLEQLQEQLERNHSREMSEVKDKMEKLKAELDEARLSEKQLKHKLDHQTELLTNKSEELRMMSERAHETMSSEMVTLQLEINELESAKAQLEEEMNELQYRQQQLVLTNGNQSRQLERLLSEKEEREKEAVSYFNALEKARETNQDLQIQLDSALQKAQDPNSRGNSLFAEVEDRRAEMERQLISMKVQYQSLQKQHAFSRQQMHRMKVQIATLLQLKGSKCDPEQLERLQSMVAQKNSEVEKLLVKVRQLEKCQQNLENGPSKINTDPLVQGDEVYYVDLLKMKLENSSKEIEKIKDELSLQRMKALAESQRVLELERKLFTNDRHLKLSQGENMKLRVSLDELKMKYEPDEIGKLRTQRRRREQLPLDCPAEDVANGVDLPVSAYDPVPNISPEEKENVTLLSEDKACSHEKEPVSSAEQDVPSEPMIEDKPSVTQPVKERKRVRIAEDINDTQTLSKKDCTIASTSPRSVSPPVLEHSIQERPKSFICRFVHYAIRLFLFFLSFAWCLFPVFRLPQLKLFRSFKKS; encoded by the exons ATGGACCAATCGGATATCACTCTAAAGCTCCGGCGTCAATTAAAGGAGGTAGAAGAGGAGAGAGACAGGGCCGCTCAGTATGGGCTTCAACTACTGGAAAGTCAAAGTGACCTACAGAATCAGCTGGAGGAGCAGCGGAATGAAATGACCAGCACTATTGAG AACTTGGAACAAGAAAAGTATTCGCTCCAACGGGAAGTTGAACTAAAAAACCGGATGCTAGAGAGTTTATCATCTGAATGTGAAAACAtaaagcaacagcagaaggcttgTCTTGAGCAGTTACAGGAACAACTAGAGCGCAACCACAGTCGTGAAATGAGTGAAGTAAAAGACAAG ATGGAGAAGCTGAAAGCTGAACTAGATGAAGCAAGATTAAGTGAGAAGCAACTAAAACACAAACTGGACCATCAGACCGAGCTGCTAACTAACAAATCGGAGGAATTGCGGATGATGTCTGAGCGTGCTCATGAAACTATGTCTTCGGAAATGGTCACCCTCCAgcttgaaataaatgaacttgaaAGTGCAAAA GCACAATTAGAAGAAGAGATGAATGAATTGCAGTATCGCCAACAGCAACTTGTGCTGACTAATGGAAACCAAAGTCGACAGCTAGAACGACTTCTGTCGGAAAAGGAAGAGCGAGAGAAAGAGGCTGTTAGTTATTTCAATGCTTTGgag AAAGCACGAGAAACAAACCAGGATCTTCAGATTCAACTTGACAGTGCTTTACAGAAGGCCCAAGACCCCAACAGTAGAGGCAACTCCTTGTTTGCAGAG GTGGAAGACCGGAGAGCGGAAATGGAGCGCCAGCTGATCAGTATGAAGGTGCAGTACCAGTCCCTACAGAAGCAACATGCTTTTTCCAGACAACAGATGCACCGAATGAAG gtgcAAATAGCAACTCTGTTGCAATTGAAAGGTTCGAAGTGTGACCCTGAACAGCTGGAAAGGTTACAGTCCATGGTTGCTCAGAAGAACAGTGAAGTTGAGAAACTGCTGGTAAAAGTGCGCCAACTAGAGAAATGTCAG CAAAATCTAGAAAACGGCCCATCAAAGATAAATACTGATCCTTTGGTGCAAGGTGATGAAGTTTATTATGTGGATTTACTTAAAATGAAACTGGAGAATTCAAG TAAGGAGATAGAGAAGATAAAAGATGAATTATCTCTGCAAAGAATGAAGGCTTTAGCAGAAAGCCAGCGGGTCTTGGAGCTGGAAAGGAAGCTTTTTACCAACGATAGGCATCTTAAACTCTCCCAGGGCGAAAACATGAAACTTCGTGTCAGCCTGGATGAACTCAAAATGAAATATGAGCCTGATG AAATTGGTAAATTGCGAACTCAGAGGCGAAGGCGAGAACAACTTCCACTCGACTGTCCAGCTGAAGATGTAGCTAATGGTGTAGACCTGCCTGTCAGTGCTTATGATCCTGTTCCCAACATTTCTCCCgaagaaaaagaaaatgtgaCGTTATTGTCAGAAGATAAAGCCTGCTCTCATGAAAAGGAACCAGTATCTTCTGCTGAACAAGATGTACCAAGTGAACCTATGATTGAAGATAAACCCAGCGTTACCCAACCTGTGAAAGAGCGGAAAAGAGTAAGAATAGCAGAAGATATAAATGACACCCAAACTTTAAGTAAAAAGGACTGCACCATCGCTTCTACATCCCCCAGGTCAGTGTCACCTCCGGTTCTTGAACACAGCATTCAAGAAAGACCGAAGTCTTTTATCTGTCGCTTTGTGCACTACGCTATCCGACTCTTTCTGTTTTTCTTAAGCTTTGCATGGTGTCTCTTCCCTGTTTTTCGGCTTCCCCAGCTTAAACTTTTCAGATCTTTCAAAAAATCGTAA
- the SPDL1 gene encoding protein Spindly isoform X6: MDQSDITLKLRRQLKEVEEERDRAAQYGLQLLESQSDLQNQLEEQRNEMTSTIENLEQEKYSLQREVELKNRMLESLSSECENIKQQQKACLEQLQEQLERNHSREMSEVKDKMEKLKAELDEARLSEKQLKHKLDHQTELLTNKSEELRMMSERAHETMSSEMVTLQLEINELESAKAQLEEEMNELQYRQQQLVLTNGNQSRQLERLLSEKEEREKEAVSYFNALEKARETNQDLQIQLDSALQKAQDPNSRGNSLFAEVEDRRAEMERQLISMKVQYQSLQKQHAFSRQQMHRMKVQIATLLQLKGSKCDPEQLERLQSMVAQKNSEVEKLLVKVRQLEKCQQNLENGPSKINTDPLVQGDEVYYVDLLKMKLENSSKEIEKIKDELSLQRMKALAESQRVLELERKLFTNDRHLKLSQGENMKLRVSLDELKMKYEPDEIGKLRTQRRRREQLPLDCPAEDVANGVDLPVSAYDPVPNISPEEKENVTLLSEDKACSHEKEPVSSAEQDVPSEPMIEDKPSVTQPVKERKRVRIAEDINDTQTLSKKDCTIASTSPRLIEEHKGSI, from the exons ATGGACCAATCGGATATCACTCTAAAGCTCCGGCGTCAATTAAAGGAGGTAGAAGAGGAGAGAGACAGGGCCGCTCAGTATGGGCTTCAACTACTGGAAAGTCAAAGTGACCTACAGAATCAGCTGGAGGAGCAGCGGAATGAAATGACCAGCACTATTGAG AACTTGGAACAAGAAAAGTATTCGCTCCAACGGGAAGTTGAACTAAAAAACCGGATGCTAGAGAGTTTATCATCTGAATGTGAAAACAtaaagcaacagcagaaggcttgTCTTGAGCAGTTACAGGAACAACTAGAGCGCAACCACAGTCGTGAAATGAGTGAAGTAAAAGACAAG ATGGAGAAGCTGAAAGCTGAACTAGATGAAGCAAGATTAAGTGAGAAGCAACTAAAACACAAACTGGACCATCAGACCGAGCTGCTAACTAACAAATCGGAGGAATTGCGGATGATGTCTGAGCGTGCTCATGAAACTATGTCTTCGGAAATGGTCACCCTCCAgcttgaaataaatgaacttgaaAGTGCAAAA GCACAATTAGAAGAAGAGATGAATGAATTGCAGTATCGCCAACAGCAACTTGTGCTGACTAATGGAAACCAAAGTCGACAGCTAGAACGACTTCTGTCGGAAAAGGAAGAGCGAGAGAAAGAGGCTGTTAGTTATTTCAATGCTTTGgag AAAGCACGAGAAACAAACCAGGATCTTCAGATTCAACTTGACAGTGCTTTACAGAAGGCCCAAGACCCCAACAGTAGAGGCAACTCCTTGTTTGCAGAG GTGGAAGACCGGAGAGCGGAAATGGAGCGCCAGCTGATCAGTATGAAGGTGCAGTACCAGTCCCTACAGAAGCAACATGCTTTTTCCAGACAACAGATGCACCGAATGAAG gtgcAAATAGCAACTCTGTTGCAATTGAAAGGTTCGAAGTGTGACCCTGAACAGCTGGAAAGGTTACAGTCCATGGTTGCTCAGAAGAACAGTGAAGTTGAGAAACTGCTGGTAAAAGTGCGCCAACTAGAGAAATGTCAG CAAAATCTAGAAAACGGCCCATCAAAGATAAATACTGATCCTTTGGTGCAAGGTGATGAAGTTTATTATGTGGATTTACTTAAAATGAAACTGGAGAATTCAAG TAAGGAGATAGAGAAGATAAAAGATGAATTATCTCTGCAAAGAATGAAGGCTTTAGCAGAAAGCCAGCGGGTCTTGGAGCTGGAAAGGAAGCTTTTTACCAACGATAGGCATCTTAAACTCTCCCAGGGCGAAAACATGAAACTTCGTGTCAGCCTGGATGAACTCAAAATGAAATATGAGCCTGATG AAATTGGTAAATTGCGAACTCAGAGGCGAAGGCGAGAACAACTTCCACTCGACTGTCCAGCTGAAGATGTAGCTAATGGTGTAGACCTGCCTGTCAGTGCTTATGATCCTGTTCCCAACATTTCTCCCgaagaaaaagaaaatgtgaCGTTATTGTCAGAAGATAAAGCCTGCTCTCATGAAAAGGAACCAGTATCTTCTGCTGAACAAGATGTACCAAGTGAACCTATGATTGAAGATAAACCCAGCGTTACCCAACCTGTGAAAGAGCGGAAAAGAGTAAGAATAGCAGAAGATATAAATGACACCCAAACTTTAAGTAAAAAGGACTGCACCATCGCTTCTACATCCCCCAG GCTTATAGAAGAGCATAAAGGAAGTATATGA
- the SPDL1 gene encoding protein Spindly isoform X2 translates to MDQSDITLKLRRQLKEVEEERDRAAQYGLQLLESQSDLQNQLEEQRNEMTSTIENLEQEKYSLQREVELKNRMLESLSSECENIKQQQKACLEQLQEQLERNHSREMSEVKDKMEKLKAELDEARLSEKQLKHKLDHQTELLTNKSEELRMMSERAHETMSSEMVTLQLEINELESAKAQLEEEMNELQYRQQQLVLTNGNQSRQLERLLSEKEEREKEAVSYFNALEKARETNQDLQIQLDSALQKAQDPNSRGNSLFAEVEDRRAEMERQLISMKVQYQSLQKQHAFSRQQMHRMKVQIATLLQLKGSKCDPEQLERLQSMVAQKNSEVEKLLVKVRQLEKCQNLENGPSKINTDPLVQGDEVYYVDLLKMKLENSSKEIEKIKDELSLQRMKALAESQRVLELERKLFTNDRHLKLSQGENMKLRVSLDELKMKYEPDEIGKLRTQRRRREQLPLDCPAEDVANGVDLPVSAYDPVPNISPEEKENVTLLSEDKACSHEKEPVSSAEQDVPSEPMIEDKPSVTQPVKERKRVRIAEDINDTQTLSKKDCTIASTSPRSVSPPVLEHSIQERPKSFICRFVHYAIRLFLFFLSFAWCLFPVFRLPQLKLFRSFKKS, encoded by the exons ATGGACCAATCGGATATCACTCTAAAGCTCCGGCGTCAATTAAAGGAGGTAGAAGAGGAGAGAGACAGGGCCGCTCAGTATGGGCTTCAACTACTGGAAAGTCAAAGTGACCTACAGAATCAGCTGGAGGAGCAGCGGAATGAAATGACCAGCACTATTGAG AACTTGGAACAAGAAAAGTATTCGCTCCAACGGGAAGTTGAACTAAAAAACCGGATGCTAGAGAGTTTATCATCTGAATGTGAAAACAtaaagcaacagcagaaggcttgTCTTGAGCAGTTACAGGAACAACTAGAGCGCAACCACAGTCGTGAAATGAGTGAAGTAAAAGACAAG ATGGAGAAGCTGAAAGCTGAACTAGATGAAGCAAGATTAAGTGAGAAGCAACTAAAACACAAACTGGACCATCAGACCGAGCTGCTAACTAACAAATCGGAGGAATTGCGGATGATGTCTGAGCGTGCTCATGAAACTATGTCTTCGGAAATGGTCACCCTCCAgcttgaaataaatgaacttgaaAGTGCAAAA GCACAATTAGAAGAAGAGATGAATGAATTGCAGTATCGCCAACAGCAACTTGTGCTGACTAATGGAAACCAAAGTCGACAGCTAGAACGACTTCTGTCGGAAAAGGAAGAGCGAGAGAAAGAGGCTGTTAGTTATTTCAATGCTTTGgag AAAGCACGAGAAACAAACCAGGATCTTCAGATTCAACTTGACAGTGCTTTACAGAAGGCCCAAGACCCCAACAGTAGAGGCAACTCCTTGTTTGCAGAG GTGGAAGACCGGAGAGCGGAAATGGAGCGCCAGCTGATCAGTATGAAGGTGCAGTACCAGTCCCTACAGAAGCAACATGCTTTTTCCAGACAACAGATGCACCGAATGAAG gtgcAAATAGCAACTCTGTTGCAATTGAAAGGTTCGAAGTGTGACCCTGAACAGCTGGAAAGGTTACAGTCCATGGTTGCTCAGAAGAACAGTGAAGTTGAGAAACTGCTGGTAAAAGTGCGCCAACTAGAGAAATGTCAG AATCTAGAAAACGGCCCATCAAAGATAAATACTGATCCTTTGGTGCAAGGTGATGAAGTTTATTATGTGGATTTACTTAAAATGAAACTGGAGAATTCAAG TAAGGAGATAGAGAAGATAAAAGATGAATTATCTCTGCAAAGAATGAAGGCTTTAGCAGAAAGCCAGCGGGTCTTGGAGCTGGAAAGGAAGCTTTTTACCAACGATAGGCATCTTAAACTCTCCCAGGGCGAAAACATGAAACTTCGTGTCAGCCTGGATGAACTCAAAATGAAATATGAGCCTGATG AAATTGGTAAATTGCGAACTCAGAGGCGAAGGCGAGAACAACTTCCACTCGACTGTCCAGCTGAAGATGTAGCTAATGGTGTAGACCTGCCTGTCAGTGCTTATGATCCTGTTCCCAACATTTCTCCCgaagaaaaagaaaatgtgaCGTTATTGTCAGAAGATAAAGCCTGCTCTCATGAAAAGGAACCAGTATCTTCTGCTGAACAAGATGTACCAAGTGAACCTATGATTGAAGATAAACCCAGCGTTACCCAACCTGTGAAAGAGCGGAAAAGAGTAAGAATAGCAGAAGATATAAATGACACCCAAACTTTAAGTAAAAAGGACTGCACCATCGCTTCTACATCCCCCAGGTCAGTGTCACCTCCGGTTCTTGAACACAGCATTCAAGAAAGACCGAAGTCTTTTATCTGTCGCTTTGTGCACTACGCTATCCGACTCTTTCTGTTTTTCTTAAGCTTTGCATGGTGTCTCTTCCCTGTTTTTCGGCTTCCCCAGCTTAAACTTTTCAGATCTTTCAAAAAATCGTAA
- the SPDL1 gene encoding protein Spindly isoform X4, with protein sequence MDQSDITLKLRRQLKEVEEERDRAAQYGLQLLESQSDLQNQLEEQRNEMTSTIENLEQEKYSLQREVELKNRMLESLSSECENIKQQQKACLEQLQEQLERNHSREMSEVKDKMEKLKAELDEARLSEKQLKHKLDHQTELLTNKSEELRMMSERAHETMSSEMVTLQLEINELESAKAQLEEEMNELQYRQQQLVLTNGNQSRQLERLLSEKEEREKEAVSYFNALEKARETNQDLQIQLDSALQKAQDPNSRGNSLFAEVEDRRAEMERQLISMKVQYQSLQKQHAFSRQQMHRMKVQIATLLQLKGSKCDPEQLERLQSMVAQKNSEVEKLLVKVRQLEKCQQNLENGPSKINTDPLVQGDEVYYVDLLKMKLENSSKEIEKIKDELSLQRMKALAESQRVLELERKLFTNDRHLKLSQGENMKLRVSLDELKMKYEPDEIGKLRTQRRRREQLPLDCPAEDVANGVDLPVSAYDPVPNISPEEKENVTLLSEDKACSHEKEPVSSAEQDVPSEPMIEDKPSVTQPVKERKRVRIAEDINDTQTLSKKDCTIASTSPRRRQVKLYLPLIYLDKIKNIMVCLYLYFQKPIAE encoded by the exons ATGGACCAATCGGATATCACTCTAAAGCTCCGGCGTCAATTAAAGGAGGTAGAAGAGGAGAGAGACAGGGCCGCTCAGTATGGGCTTCAACTACTGGAAAGTCAAAGTGACCTACAGAATCAGCTGGAGGAGCAGCGGAATGAAATGACCAGCACTATTGAG AACTTGGAACAAGAAAAGTATTCGCTCCAACGGGAAGTTGAACTAAAAAACCGGATGCTAGAGAGTTTATCATCTGAATGTGAAAACAtaaagcaacagcagaaggcttgTCTTGAGCAGTTACAGGAACAACTAGAGCGCAACCACAGTCGTGAAATGAGTGAAGTAAAAGACAAG ATGGAGAAGCTGAAAGCTGAACTAGATGAAGCAAGATTAAGTGAGAAGCAACTAAAACACAAACTGGACCATCAGACCGAGCTGCTAACTAACAAATCGGAGGAATTGCGGATGATGTCTGAGCGTGCTCATGAAACTATGTCTTCGGAAATGGTCACCCTCCAgcttgaaataaatgaacttgaaAGTGCAAAA GCACAATTAGAAGAAGAGATGAATGAATTGCAGTATCGCCAACAGCAACTTGTGCTGACTAATGGAAACCAAAGTCGACAGCTAGAACGACTTCTGTCGGAAAAGGAAGAGCGAGAGAAAGAGGCTGTTAGTTATTTCAATGCTTTGgag AAAGCACGAGAAACAAACCAGGATCTTCAGATTCAACTTGACAGTGCTTTACAGAAGGCCCAAGACCCCAACAGTAGAGGCAACTCCTTGTTTGCAGAG GTGGAAGACCGGAGAGCGGAAATGGAGCGCCAGCTGATCAGTATGAAGGTGCAGTACCAGTCCCTACAGAAGCAACATGCTTTTTCCAGACAACAGATGCACCGAATGAAG gtgcAAATAGCAACTCTGTTGCAATTGAAAGGTTCGAAGTGTGACCCTGAACAGCTGGAAAGGTTACAGTCCATGGTTGCTCAGAAGAACAGTGAAGTTGAGAAACTGCTGGTAAAAGTGCGCCAACTAGAGAAATGTCAG CAAAATCTAGAAAACGGCCCATCAAAGATAAATACTGATCCTTTGGTGCAAGGTGATGAAGTTTATTATGTGGATTTACTTAAAATGAAACTGGAGAATTCAAG TAAGGAGATAGAGAAGATAAAAGATGAATTATCTCTGCAAAGAATGAAGGCTTTAGCAGAAAGCCAGCGGGTCTTGGAGCTGGAAAGGAAGCTTTTTACCAACGATAGGCATCTTAAACTCTCCCAGGGCGAAAACATGAAACTTCGTGTCAGCCTGGATGAACTCAAAATGAAATATGAGCCTGATG AAATTGGTAAATTGCGAACTCAGAGGCGAAGGCGAGAACAACTTCCACTCGACTGTCCAGCTGAAGATGTAGCTAATGGTGTAGACCTGCCTGTCAGTGCTTATGATCCTGTTCCCAACATTTCTCCCgaagaaaaagaaaatgtgaCGTTATTGTCAGAAGATAAAGCCTGCTCTCATGAAAAGGAACCAGTATCTTCTGCTGAACAAGATGTACCAAGTGAACCTATGATTGAAGATAAACCCAGCGTTACCCAACCTGTGAAAGAGCGGAAAAGAGTAAGAATAGCAGAAGATATAAATGACACCCAAACTTTAAGTAAAAAGGACTGCACCATCGCTTCTACATCCCCCAG
- the SPDL1 gene encoding protein Spindly isoform X5 has translation MDQSDITLKLRRQLKEVEEERDRAAQYGLQLLESQSDLQNQLEEQRNEMTSTIENLEQEKYSLQREVELKNRMLESLSSECENIKQQQKACLEQLQEQLERNHSREMSEVKDKMEKLKAELDEARLSEKQLKHKLDHQTELLTNKSEELRMMSERAHETMSSEMVTLQLEINELESAKAQLEEEMNELQYRQQQLVLTNGNQSRQLERLLSEKEEREKEAVSYFNALEKARETNQDLQIQLDSALQKAQDPNSRGNSLFAEVEDRRAEMERQLISMKVQYQSLQKQHAFSRQQMHRMKVQIATLLQLKGSKCDPEQLERLQSMVAQKNSEVEKLLVKVRQLEKCQQNLENGPSKINTDPLVQGDEVYYVDLLKMKLENSSKEIEKIKDELSLQRMKALAESQRVLELERKLFTNDRHLKLSQGENMKLRVSLDELKMKYEPDEIGKLRTQRRRREQLPLDCPAEDVANGVDLPVSAYDPVPNISPEEKENVTLLSEDKACSHEKEPVSSAEQDVPSEPMIEDKPSVTQPVKERKRVRIAEDINDTQTLSKKDCTIASTSPRTHAINLLRCSE, from the exons ATGGACCAATCGGATATCACTCTAAAGCTCCGGCGTCAATTAAAGGAGGTAGAAGAGGAGAGAGACAGGGCCGCTCAGTATGGGCTTCAACTACTGGAAAGTCAAAGTGACCTACAGAATCAGCTGGAGGAGCAGCGGAATGAAATGACCAGCACTATTGAG AACTTGGAACAAGAAAAGTATTCGCTCCAACGGGAAGTTGAACTAAAAAACCGGATGCTAGAGAGTTTATCATCTGAATGTGAAAACAtaaagcaacagcagaaggcttgTCTTGAGCAGTTACAGGAACAACTAGAGCGCAACCACAGTCGTGAAATGAGTGAAGTAAAAGACAAG ATGGAGAAGCTGAAAGCTGAACTAGATGAAGCAAGATTAAGTGAGAAGCAACTAAAACACAAACTGGACCATCAGACCGAGCTGCTAACTAACAAATCGGAGGAATTGCGGATGATGTCTGAGCGTGCTCATGAAACTATGTCTTCGGAAATGGTCACCCTCCAgcttgaaataaatgaacttgaaAGTGCAAAA GCACAATTAGAAGAAGAGATGAATGAATTGCAGTATCGCCAACAGCAACTTGTGCTGACTAATGGAAACCAAAGTCGACAGCTAGAACGACTTCTGTCGGAAAAGGAAGAGCGAGAGAAAGAGGCTGTTAGTTATTTCAATGCTTTGgag AAAGCACGAGAAACAAACCAGGATCTTCAGATTCAACTTGACAGTGCTTTACAGAAGGCCCAAGACCCCAACAGTAGAGGCAACTCCTTGTTTGCAGAG GTGGAAGACCGGAGAGCGGAAATGGAGCGCCAGCTGATCAGTATGAAGGTGCAGTACCAGTCCCTACAGAAGCAACATGCTTTTTCCAGACAACAGATGCACCGAATGAAG gtgcAAATAGCAACTCTGTTGCAATTGAAAGGTTCGAAGTGTGACCCTGAACAGCTGGAAAGGTTACAGTCCATGGTTGCTCAGAAGAACAGTGAAGTTGAGAAACTGCTGGTAAAAGTGCGCCAACTAGAGAAATGTCAG CAAAATCTAGAAAACGGCCCATCAAAGATAAATACTGATCCTTTGGTGCAAGGTGATGAAGTTTATTATGTGGATTTACTTAAAATGAAACTGGAGAATTCAAG TAAGGAGATAGAGAAGATAAAAGATGAATTATCTCTGCAAAGAATGAAGGCTTTAGCAGAAAGCCAGCGGGTCTTGGAGCTGGAAAGGAAGCTTTTTACCAACGATAGGCATCTTAAACTCTCCCAGGGCGAAAACATGAAACTTCGTGTCAGCCTGGATGAACTCAAAATGAAATATGAGCCTGATG AAATTGGTAAATTGCGAACTCAGAGGCGAAGGCGAGAACAACTTCCACTCGACTGTCCAGCTGAAGATGTAGCTAATGGTGTAGACCTGCCTGTCAGTGCTTATGATCCTGTTCCCAACATTTCTCCCgaagaaaaagaaaatgtgaCGTTATTGTCAGAAGATAAAGCCTGCTCTCATGAAAAGGAACCAGTATCTTCTGCTGAACAAGATGTACCAAGTGAACCTATGATTGAAGATAAACCCAGCGTTACCCAACCTGTGAAAGAGCGGAAAAGAGTAAGAATAGCAGAAGATATAAATGACACCCAAACTTTAAGTAAAAAGGACTGCACCATCGCTTCTACATCCCCCAG gacacacgCCATAAATTTACTGCGATGCAGCGAATAA